In the Streptomyces sp. SJL17-4 genome, CGGACTCCTCGGGGGTCCGCGGAGGGAAGGTGCCCCATGGGTCTCCTGGATTCGCTGAAGGCAAAGCTCGCCCCGGCCAAGGACAAAGTCGCCGACCTCGCGCAGCAGCACGGGGACAAGATCGACCATGGCATCGAGAAGGCCGCGAAGCTGGTCGACGAGAAGACCAAGGGCAAGTACAGCGACAAGATCCATTCCGGTACGGACAAGGCCAAGGACGCACTGGACCGGATCGGTCACAAGGACGACGGCACGCCGGGAAGCGGCCCCACCCCGGGGACCGGCCCGACACCGGGGACCGGCCCGACACCCGGGACCGGCCCCACCCCTGGGAGCGGCCCCACGCCCGGCAGCGGCGGTACGACACCGCCGCCGACCGCCTGACGTCCGGCGTCACCCCACAGTC is a window encoding:
- a CDS encoding antitoxin, producing the protein MGLLDSLKAKLAPAKDKVADLAQQHGDKIDHGIEKAAKLVDEKTKGKYSDKIHSGTDKAKDALDRIGHKDDGTPGSGPTPGTGPTPGTGPTPGTGPTPGSGPTPGSGGTTPPPTA